The Setaria viridis chromosome 9, Setaria_viridis_v4.0, whole genome shotgun sequence sequence ggccggccggtgtcCGTGGGATATATAGAAAGCGCGGGGTGGGGACTGGACTGGGGAGTGTGGATGCCATCGGTCGGCGAGATCTCGGGCAGCGCTGCGAGCGTCGTTTTTCCCGGCTGTCATGGGCATGATGCCATGTGATTGGCCATGGATTTCCGGGTTCTTAGGGGTGTGCTGTGTGCTCTAATGCACAGGCCATGTAAAGATGCCATCAGGTAACTTAACTTGCTCAGGTTGGTTTGGTTAAAATTTACTCGTGGCTCAAGATGATGTGAATGGGTTTAGTACAATGTACTCCATGGTCTTTTACCACTGTACAGTGTCTAAtggtatagtttttttttaaaaaaaacactgcAAACCTTATGAGCCGACACCTATTTTAGACCCAAGGGGTGTGTGATTTTGTGAGCTCAAAGATGTGATGCAGTCACCAGTCAGATCAGTGAGCATGAGATGGATGGTGGCATCATTGAACACGAAGTTTTACAGGTGCCATTTACCAATGATTCACTTGGGAATGGTTGGGAGATGTTCCTGACAAAGGAGTGGTTGAACAGATCAGCCCAGTCAGAGCAGTGCTTAGAATTATAACGGGATCGGGTGTCAAGGGGCCCAAGTGCGGCTCACGTGGTCGGATCGGATAGGGATTTGCTGGAGCCCTATTATTGGGGATCTGATTGCTCTTGCGAGATCTTATCTTGTGCAGTTTGTTTAGGGGGCACGTCTGACCGAGTTCTTACTGATGTTTTTGATGAAAACAGCAAAGAGTTTACAAATTACAGGAGAAACTCAAACAAAGAAGATCATGAAAGTTATGAATGGGTCCCCAGCCATTGTCTCATTAGAGTTGTGTATCTTCCCTTTGCTTCGTAGAATAACTGCAACAAACTCTTTCTTGATGTTCATGTTCGGATGAGGAGAAGCGGTTCATAGTCTGTTTGCCCAGCAAAGTTTAAAATGCTTTTCCTTCTCAGCCCAGTAGGCCAGTAGAACAAATTAATAAGTTGCATTGCCCAGTGGATGTTcacaatattttttatattgtgtttgACTTTCTCTCTCCGGTATGAACAGCATCATCATTGATAGGGCTATGTCGGTCATCGGATCCCTTTGTTACTAATCAGCTTTCTAGAAGACAAGAAGGAGGTAGATGTGGCTGAGCTTTTACTGTCACAATGACAATGCACAGTATGGACAGCAAGTCCCTCTTCCATTCAGAGGTTAAGAATATTGTCTAGCTTCTGGCTTTATGGAGATGCAGAGTGAAATCAAATGAATATAGAACAGAGCACACCTTTTATGGAGACACGTGCCATTTGACATTTGTGATAATCATAATATTTTTGTGTGTGTATAAGGGGCATTCTAAAGGAAGCAATCAAGGTCTAGCTTGTATTGATTCAggaataagatttttttttggggggcgGGTATTCGGGGATAAGTTTGTATACAGGATTTGACAATAAGCAAAGACAAAACTTTTGTGGATCTTCTATGAACAATAATCAGAGAGAAGCCATAAAAGTAGGAGCAAACAAAGAGTGGAGTATGCTGGCTATGGCCTCGTTCAGTTCTCTCGGAACCGCTCCGAACGAGATCTATTCCGCACGGATTGATTGACCCGGTTTAAAATTCGATCTAACACAAAGTGACCGTTCGGTTCGGACTAGAATAGAGCCGACTTTAATTCTATTCCAGCTCATTTTAGTTATTCCGGCCTCTTAGCGACCCGGAATCAATCCCTATGTTTTAACCTCTGGAACGAAACCCTCCAGGATCGAGTGATACAACCGGATCCACTCATTCCCCTCCAGAAACGAATCCGTTCTATGATTTAATCCTGAACAATCGAGTGATACAACCGGAACCACTCATTCCCCTCCAGAAACGAATCCGTTCCATGATTTAATcctgaacaacaacaacaaggcCTATGAGTATACACCACGACCAGAACCAGGACCAGGATCCACTCGTTAAAGTGCACTGCACAGTTCAGACAGTGTCGAGCGATTGGTGGAGTGGATAAGCTCTCCCACAAGAAAGGCTGAGCAGCATTCACGCTGGTGTTTTGCTGTTAAAAGGCGGCCTTCTTTTTCACTTTCTCCCAGCTTTCCGTCAGTTGCCAAACAAGTCATCATGGTCCGTTTTCTCACAAGAAACAGTTGGCGGTTTTTCTGAGCTTACATATGTACTCCCATAATCACATTAAAGATGTATGTTGTATACTTCAGTAGTCAAAATTAAACACATCTTCAtttctgaaagaaaaaaaatgtctaTATGGCATTGGATCAAACCTATGATATACCAATTAAAATAAGTTCAGCCATTTATAATGAAGCTGTGTTGGCCAAATTTGAGGGATCTATATGCTATAAGTTGATTGTTAGTATGAGAAACGACCCACACCCACCTCGGCATGGGGCTACTACCCTGTGGTTGTGCTGCGGGCCTCTTCCCGTGTTGCTCTCTATGCAATTGTTTATGGGTGATACTTGGGCCTTGTGGAAATTGCTCTCTATGCATTTGTTTGTGGGTGATACTTGGGCCTCGTCGAATGCATGCAAATAGTGCCGAGTCTTGCCCGATCGAAAGATAGGCGTCTAAAACATGGAAATAAGTTGGTGTAGTTAAGTAACTTTTATAACCTGCCCTATAAAAAAACTATGGCAACATGCCTGCCATCGAGCGTGATTGGtatataaagaaaataaattgtaCCCACCATATAAACAACTTGCAGATGGGTGCAAATTGGTCCACCAActtataaaatgctcaatttagtatAATAACTTAATGGGTGCGTTCATGTtgatccaacaacttgtaaaatgctcaagtTAGTGCAATAACATGGCAATTGGTGCACATATATTCCAAATGTTACAAACGCAACGCATCAAGCAAATTAAGATggacatgtaaaaaaaatttcaGTCAATAATTCTTAATTTTTATCAATAAAAGAAGTTGATCATGACCAACCTATTGCTTCTCAACTGTATACAAGCATGTttattgaatatgaaattaaatatttgtaataaaaattaaatcagtataaaaaataattaatatgaaGATATAATATTAATTCCTAAATACCGGAGGTTCTAATTTTGGTCCAATATATTGCCTTTGCAACACGAATATCAATAGTCAAACCATGCTTAATAATTTGTTCCGATCCGAATATATATATCCTAACCTAACATTAGCAAATATGTTGGTCATTATAATATTGGGATTGCAGATACATCAATCTATCAAGTTATTACACTAAATTGAACATTTTACAGGTTGTTGAACCAATATGAACCCAGCTATCAAGTAGctatcaagttattgtactGGATTagaccaatctgcacccacgTGATAAGTTGTTGTacggtgggtgcaatttactcaaaAACTTACTTGCATCTTCCTTAGCATAAACTTTGTGGGGAGCCTATGAGGCATATGCAACTACAAATGCAACCCATGGAGCAGCCATAAATGTTCAAACCAATGGAGAAATGTGGTGGTAAGAAGATGGAGTACGGTAAGTTGGAGCTGGCTTCATCATGCTTGACATGGACAATGTCTTGGATTTGGTGGAAAAGACAACATTTGAGAGAAAGAGGAACAAAGTACAAACGTAGATGCCCCATTTTGTTCCTGAAAAATTGGTGGTTGAGATGATTCAACGGTCACCAGCATGAGGTTTGTGCACACCTAAGCATATTTGACCTATGTATCAGTAAGAATTAGATACATAAAACCTATATTTCATCCGATGTTCCGGGACGCCTAAGCATTTTTGACCTATATATCAGTAAGAATTAGATACATAAAACCTAGATTTCATCCGATATTCCGGGACGCCCAATTTGATCAAAGAATTTGGTGAGCTTATATTGTAACATatacaataaaaaaataaatacattATATCTAGACATGTCTCACGGTGGATTTAATGGACTAATTTGACGGTGAGAATTGCATTTCGAACAAAGGGAGTTGAGATAATGGGAGGAATTTAGCAGCTGAGAACTACTTCTGCTCATCATAGATATAAGCTCACTATGATGTCGACACGGTCTTAAGTATGACACTTTATCTTTAATGAAAATGGTTTCATATtgtgaaagtatttttcaataAATCTAGTAATGTAAAATTTTGTTTCTCAATACATATAAGATTTAAGATAATGAAGATCAAAGTTAAAAAAGTTTGTGCAAGGACAAATACAAATTTTTTACATGCGAGAAATACATTGGTAAGGAAAAAAAGATATTATAATTTTCCCTTTGTGGCTGTTTGTGTTGTTTCCCTTGCAATAGGAAAAACAAACTTTTGAAGCTTCATAGTCCATTCTACCGttcgattttttttaaaaaaatagtttgtCCATATATAATCATCTCATGTCTAGAAAGAAAATCACATAAAAATCATGAATAATGTTTTTGCTAAACGGAAAAATCATGAATAATTGACTCGATTGTTCTGCTTCCCAACATTTGTCATCTTGCACACAGTTTAACTCTGCCCTTTATTGTTCAGCACAAGCAGAGGAACCCTCTGCTGCCAAGTTTTTCTGGAACACGAACAACTAACCAACATTGTTACATCATATATGGTATACTGTGTATGGGTATGAATAGAAAATTAGTTACTATCTACTCTGAACTGGTGAGGTTCGGCCATTGGGCTTCTGACTCTACAAGACCACCCATCAGCTGTTGAACCGTCGACAGTTGAGCCTGACCTCCCCTTGCCTCCCCGTCACGACGTTCACGCCCCCAAGCTTCACCATGGACTTGGCGAACTGCCTCCGGAAATTCCCCGGCCGCGACGCGAACATGGCCGCGATCCGGCGGGCGACGCCGGATGACGCGAGCTCCTGGTCGATCTGCAGGACGGCCCTCCCGGCGAGCACGCTCGGGTAGAAGGAGTTGTCGAGGCCGAAGGGGCCGAGCGGCGCGACGAAGTTCATGGGCACGATCACGTCGCGCGACTCGTTCTGCGGCGTAACCACGTGCGGCGGACACCGGCGCCGGAGCACGGCGAGCAGGCCGGCGTCCATGGACGGGTCGAACGGGTTGGTGCTGTTGTAGTTGTAGAGCCTGTTCATGATGAGCCCGCAGTGGCAGAACCCCATGGTGTGCGAACCTGCCACGTTTATTTTTCAAAGAAAAGAGCGTAAGAAATGCGACAAATATAGTTTGAAATGTTCGATACAAAAACAGATGAACAATATATGCCACATTTTGATTAAAATTTGTTACGACCTAGCAAGGTGGTGAGATCAACGACCCCGAGGCCAATGGAGCGGAAGGCAGACAGAGCCTCGGAGAAGGACACGGAGGGGCTCGGCAGGTTCACCTCGGCGGCGCTGGACACGGTGCCGTCCCTTCTCCCCGTGGGCAGGTCGTAGCGCACCCtccccgccatggccgcggcgtCCCTGGCGGCCAGCGCGACGACGTCGGCGCACGACACGACGCCCGGGCACGCCTCCTCGACGGCCGCCTTGACGTCGTCGATCACGTCGAGCATCCTCAGCGTCAGGTTCGGCGGGGCATCCTTCTCGGCCGGCGGGTGGCCGGGCGTGCTGTCGATGAGCACCGAGCCATCGCATCCCTGATAGTGGTAGGTCGTAACACATGAACATGACAAACACTTGGCGTCAGAGGTGACACATGGCCGATGAGACGGTCTCGGACGAGTGACGATGACACGCGTACcctgacgaagcagtcgtggaagtgcAGGCGGATGAGCGCGGGGAGGACGGAGCggtcgcgggcggcgcggcgacgaaCGACGCGGCGGACGATGGCCTCGGCGCGGGGGCACGACCGCGCGTAGAAGccgagctgcagctgcagggaCGGCGGgggcacggcagcggcggcttgcACCGCGCCGAGcgccaacagcagcagcagcagcagggccaTGATGACGATGAGCGGTCGGTGCCCGTTGAGGTGGAGAGATCGATGTAAAGGTGTTCTCGGGATCGGTCGAGCGGCTCCGGATTTTAGAGATGGATGGGTCGGGGTGGAGTTGGTTGCACTCAAGGGCGCCATGGCTTGGTTAATGCTCTGGGCATGGGAACCACCGCTGCGTCCGCCTCGGAATGCTAACGACAGTTCACCCTGTATCTGGCAAACCACATGCCACTGCAGATGGGTCTATGTACATGGGGGTGAAGCTCAAACTCCTCGCGGCCGCGGGCAGAAGAACAAGTATACATGAttcagagcaactccaagagttcccaaaaaattcttccccaaaacgaggtattggaggctatgctaaaaaaaattcctcCAAAAAACATATCAGGACACAGTAGACTGCTAAAAATTACCCCCCCAATAATTCAAAAAAGACCACGTCGTTATAATTGGACCATTTACACCTGACCCATGACACCAGGCGAGCCGCCAGATGCAATGATGTGCTACTAGGAACCTGCAGAGAGAGCGGTACCTGAATTAGCATCTGCAATCTGACTTAGGAAGAGAAGTTAATTGAGTCACGaggagacaaagatctcaccaTGAGTCGGCCACTGGCGTGGTCTGTGCCGCCGAGAGGATCTGATGCACAAATAGAACAGCTTCATGATTAGCGAGTGAGTTTTGCAAGCGGCGGAATCATTAGGAGAAGGAATTTGAAGCTTTTCTCACATTGGCGCCGGCCTGGAGGAGCCTGAGCACGCAGTGGATCTTGCCGTGCATCACCGTGAGCATCAGCGGAGTCTGGAGCACAAACAAGCAGCAAAAATGAGATTTTTGTTCTTTCCGGGGGTAAAAACAAAGGAGATTTTTCAGCAGCTAGCAGAGAGATCCTTGCAAGTTGAAAAAAGGCATCAGTTTGATGGGATCTAGCACCTGCTTGTGCCAATTCACCATGGCGTGGGTAAGGAGCGACCTCGATGCGCCCAGTGGTAGCGGCGATGTGGAGCGTGGAGAGGCGATCGTAGAGCGTGCCGCAGCGCGCGAGGGAGGGGTCGGTGGCGAGGGCGTTGAGGTCCTCGAGCTGCGCCGCACAGAAGTAGTCGTGCTCGTCGCTAGTGCAGGCGCAGTTGACGTCGTGCCTCatggggcggcggccgaggggcggcgcgcggcgcggcccttgcgcggcggccggtgcctGGCGCGCGCTCGGGAAAAAAGCAGGCGCAGGAAAGAGGTCGGGGGACGGATCGGGGAAGCGCTCGCGACGTGAAAATATGCGGGATGAGGGGTGTTTTTTTCGCGACGCTAATCTTTTGGAAGAGTTTTAGGTGGACCATTgaagtttttttctcttttttttctaaataatgGGGTAAAGATTAGCagccttttggagttgctcttgctGCATCATTATTACAAAACAATACCTTTACAAGGAATCAAAACCTTTTTGGTGGGCACGCAGAGAAGGATTTTGAATTTTACAGAGTTGCCCGGGTGTTGGGCCGAATTCAGTCATGGGCCGAGTTCTCTTTTTGTTTCACGCGcaacctgatttttttttatttgcgctTCGGTGTTTCTTTGGTGGCCGCGGCTTATGGGCTGAACTCCTTGCTCGTGTTATTTATTCTCCCTTTTCCTTTTATGGTGAGTGGCATATGCAACATCGTTTTGAAGTTTTCCGGAAAAAAACATCATTTTGAAGTTTTATATACTTTGCCGTTTTCTTTTATATAAGTATGTTATTTTTTATTGTATAGTATATTTTCATGCTTTTCACTTCCTTTTTAAAGAGAAACGTAAAATAGGGCTCAGATAATACAATTCTAAATCCAGGTTCAGGGGTGGACACATCCAATAAGCAACACGAAGGCAATTGCCAATTAGTAAACGCGCAGCTATAATCTAATGACAAGGAACCTACGGTATGCAAACAGAAATATATCAGGATCATTGGATGGGAAATGGACAGTGGTAACGTAAATAGACATTTTGTCGAACATGTTGCAGCCTTGCAGTTAGTGGATGCGACAGACATCGCTCTATCATCCATCTGGTAGCTCACTGCTATCTAATTCTCCATCACTCCATGGGCTGGTCGCACGATGCCACTCCGAACCGCCGCGTGCCACCGTTGGAGGCGGCCGTCGTTGCAGAGGTTGAGTCCCCACGACGCGGCGAGCTCGGACGCCGAGGGGCaggccatgagcccatgaacCCTCAATCGCCATGCACGTTGCGCCGTCACAGGTTCGCAGCAGCGTGCGCGGAGGTGAAGGCGGCGTCCGGTTGCATCACGCACCCTGCCGTCCCGCGTAGAGCAGGCGTCCACACGGTGCTCCAGCAAGAGCGCGTTGCTGTGGAATGAATCTCCTGGCTTAACAATTACATCTTCAAAACTATCTTCAGGATGCTACAAAAGAGAGTACATTCTAAGGACAAGGATACTATGGGATGAAAACATCCATTTCAATACTGTATTATATGACATTTTTCTCAAATCTCCAGTGGCAGCCCATGTGTTACAACCGGCTGTTACTTTTAGGAAGCGTGCTATGTTTACGCAGCAGCTCGCGCCTCAGCAACTTGCCAGATGGCAACCGTGGTATTGAATCAACAAAAACAACTCTCCGTATCTTCTTGTAAGGGGCAACCTAATGAAATTTAATTTCATTAGGATTTGCAAATATATATTGTATGCAAGCTCACTATTAATGCAATATGTGACCAAGATATTTGTACCCGCCAGTGTACGTACCTGATGGGCAACAAATTCCATTACTTGGTCTTCTGTAAGGTTGTTGCTACCCTTTTGTCTTGCAACAAATGCAACTGGTATTTGTCCTGCTTCTTCATCCGGGTATCTGTATATATAAGTAGGATGGGTAGATTTGAATCCCATAAACATGTAATGTTGGAAATACAAAACAGTTAGGAATTCTGGACAATAGAAATTCTTAAATCCACACCAGTTGTAGAGTACATATTTACACATTAAGTACATAGACACCTACATGCGATTATATATGCGTCCATTAAGTGTGAAATTATGCTGAAGTCATGTGAAGCAGTCCTATAGATATTTTGTTGTAATTACAAATAGAtggataaaaactaaaatacaaTTTATATCTTTATAATaatacaaatattttgatatttttatttgattttgaTAAATGTATTATAGAGTTTGTCTATTAAAATATTTGGGTGTCAACGTAATCATTATTGGTGAATGTCTATCTCAGTTTTCTAAGGAAAGGTTGAAACATTATATGCTTATCAGGGTACTATAAAAACTAAGAGcatgtttggtagagctctacCTACTCTTAATTCTCAGTGGGAGCTAATTCTTGGAGAGAAGTGAATCtatggctgaaagtgattctctttaaTCAACTTTATGGGGAAAGGATTTCTGTGCGAGAAGTGAATAAGGAGAAGCTAGTTTTTCTCAACTCCAACCCCTTAGTTCATTTcaaagaatcacttcacagaatcaggagagaatcacttctcccttaaaaactgtttggcagagctcctcctGGATTCATCCTAGAAGCTAttctgggagctctgccaaacatgCCTTAAATATTGTCCAAATGGTTCGTGAAACCTAAACGTTATGCAGATCATTCGCTTAGTTATTCATTTCAAGAGAACATACGGGATAACTGCAGCATCGAATATTCCAGGAATCAAATGTAGCACATCCTCTAACTCTGCTGGTGCAATCTAATGAAGTACAAAATGAAATATTGCATATTATTAGGGCACAAAATGCGTTAATGGTAATAATGAAACTAAAtcatgaaaaaaagaaacacgTTAAGTACCTGATATGCCTTGTACTTAATCAGATCCTTTAGTCTATCAACTATGTAAAGGAAGCCATCTTCATCAAAATAGCATAGGTCACCAGTTTTAAGCCAGCCATTAGAATCAAATGCACAAATTCTTGTCTCATTACCTCCAACATATCCTGTATGATTCATAGGAAGTTAACATTCACATCAAGCTAAAGGTACTAATTAAACATTACTTTGAAACTTGTGGCAATAATATCTTGCTCAAAAATATTTACCactttattcattaattgccacgatatttttattgtttatttacAAGCTGCAACTTATTTAGGGGATAATCTGATAATAAATATTTTGTTTTATGCCACCATTTTCTCTGCGTAGccattttatttaattttgcatattttgtactaTGACATACTTGCTATTATAATGTGGATGTAGTATTGTACTttgaatttttattttaaatttaaatgAAAAGATTTGCATTTGATCACTCGATAAATTTGTGCCATGATCCAACAATCATTAGCATTATATTCAAAATGACTAGAGCGAGAATATACGAA is a genomic window containing:
- the LOC117835289 gene encoding peroxidase 57; protein product: MALLLLLLLALGAVQAAAAVPPPSLQLQLGFYARSCPRAEAIVRRVVRRRAARDRSVLPALIRLHFHDCFVRGCDGSVLIDSTPGHPPAEKDAPPNLTLRMLDVIDDVKAAVEEACPGVVSCADVVALAARDAAAMAGRVRYDLPTGRRDGTVSSAAEVNLPSPSVSFSEALSAFRSIGLGVVDLTTLLGSHTMGFCHCGLIMNRLYNYNSTNPFDPSMDAGLLAVLRRRCPPHVVTPQNESRDVIVPMNFVAPLGPFGLDNSFYPSVLAGRAVLQIDQELASSGVARRIAAMFASRPGNFRRQFAKSMVKLGGVNVVTGRQGEVRLNCRRFNS